A segment of the Serratia fonticola genome:
GGAGATGATCACCGTCAGGAACGGCGTGAGGATCAGGTCCAGAGCATCAGGGATCACCTTACGTAGCTGTTTCTCCACCAGGCTCATGAACCACACCGCCAGCAATACCGGGAATACGGTGCCCTGGTAACCGATCATGGCGATCTCCAGGCCAAAGAAATTCATGGTATGGAAACCACTGGCGACGCCCCAGGCGTTGGTCAATGCCGGATGCGTGAGGATGCCCCCCAGCGTTGCCCCCAGATAAGGATTACCGCCAAACTCCCGGGCAGCGGTAAAACCGATCAGGATGGGCAAGATGATAAACGCCGCCGAGCTGAACATATCAAGCATGACAAATAGCGCACTGTCGGCATCTGCCCAGCCATACGTTTTCACCATGCCCAGCAATCCCATCAGCAGACCGGAAGCGACGATGGCTGGAATGATGGGCACGAAAATATTCGACAGCAGGCGCGCCAGACGTTGCAGGGGGTTAAGCTTTTTGGCGGCAATATCGGCGGCTTCAGATTTACTCGACTCGTTGATGCCTGCCGCTTTGATAAATTCAGCGTGCACTTTATTCACCAGACCGGTACCGAAAATGATCTGGATCTGACCGGCGTTACTGAAGCAGCCTTTGACTCCCGCCAGTTTTTCTATCGTGGCTTTATCTACCAGGCTGTCATCGTTCAATACCAGCCGCAGGCGAGTAGCACAGTGCGCAGCGCTGGCAATATTGTTTGTTCCACCGAGCAGCGGTAACAGCGCTTTTGCGGTTGCAGTAATGTCCATGCTCTCTCTCTTATCAACAGAAATGCGGCCATCCCCAGAGGATGGCCGTTAACAGGCATCAGAAGAAGTATTTGAACCTGGCGCGTACGCCATAGCGCTGGTCGTTATCACCATTGGCGATTTTATTCTCGGCGTTGGCCTCGAGCATTGAGACATAGGCTCCCAGATAGAGATTGAAGTTCTTCATATCCATGATATTGGGGATCTGATATGAAGTATGGATGGTGTGGATATCATATTTGCCAGGTTCGCTGAGCGGATTATTGATATCGGCGTTTATTCCGCTGGTATTAAACTGTTTGATATTGTTGTGGGCATAGATATAGCCCAACTCGAAACGCCGCCACAGGACGTTAATCCCGCTGGTGAAATCCTGTTCGCCGGAAGCATCCAGATAGGCGGTATTCAGGTTGACCACCACGCCGTTATCGGGGTTGGCGGCGGTATTGTTCCAGCCCAACGTCAGGCCATAGCCGTTCCGTTTCGACTGGTCGACCCATTGCCCTTGAGCATCCCGATAGCCATAAGCGTTATTCACCACGTTACTTTCCATCGCTACTGCCGCGCTGAACGTGTCATTTTTCCAGGCGATAACCGGGCGCAGATAGGCCACGTTCTTGTTATTTTCTAACCTGTTACCATGATATTCGTTTTCCTGGAACAGCGAGGTGCCATCTTCAACCAGCGTATTGAGCTCAAAGTACCAGTCACCGGCGTATTTGCTCAGCATCACATTGCCGCCGCTGTTGCTCCGGCCGCGGCCTTCTTTCATCATGTAGATATAGCCGAAACCATCGGCATACAGGTCATTAGCGGTATTCCCCGAGTATTGGATAAAAGTGTCCTGATTGAGCGGGAACATGTCATAAGCTTCAAAACGCCCAATTTTGGCTTGCCAATTTTTCTCGTTACCAAAGAAGAATGCGGCGTCATCAAGATTCATCTTGCCCGTCATGTCCGCCAGCGGTTGTACGCTGAAACCGGAGAAGTTGCCATCCTGATTACGACGATAACCGTCCAGGCCGATCAGGATGCGGCCATTCACGTCCCAACGTTCCTTATCTCCGGGTTTCCAGTCTTTTTTATCGCTGCTTTTCAATGAGGTTAATTGACCACTGCGGCTGGCACCGTCGAGATTGAACTCTACGTCGCCGTACAGTTTCAAATCGCCGAAATCATTAAGCTTCAGGTTAGACGGTGCATCACGTTTGGATTCCAGTGCCGCCGTTTGTTGGGCAACCTGTTGAGTTTGCTGCTCTGTTTTGGCGGTGCGCTGTTCAAGTTGTTGTGCACGTTGTTCCGCAGAGTTGGCACGGGCTTCTGCCTGTTGGGCACGTTGTTCCGCCTGTTGTAGACGCTGCTCCAGCGCATTGAGACGATCTTCGATACTGATGTTTGAAGCGGCCAGCGCCGCGCCAGAGGTGGTAAACAATAATCCTGCAGTTACAGCCAGAGAGTGGAATTTTTTCATAGTGCTCTATCATCCGGGAAAGTAGTTATTGTTTTTTACTGAAAAGCTAAACCGGTTCGTCAAACGAAAGATAAGGGAGAATAGTGACGCTTAGCAATCATGTTTGCTAACACGTTTTAGCTATTGTGAGCACGATCTCAGATAGGCGCTGATAGAGAGAGAAAACGGTGAGCGGGAACTCACCGCTGAATTCGCTCAGGCTTGACGCTGTAGAAAGGCGTTCAACTGGTCGGTACGTGGCAGCGCCGTCATCGCGCCTTTGGCTGTGGTAGCCAGGGCGCCACAGGCCTGAGCTTGAGCGATTACGCTAGCCCATTCGGCCTCGTGCGGAATTCTTCCCAGCTCCGCCAATGCGGCTAGCAGGCCAGCGACGAAGGCGTCTCCGGCACCGGTGGTATCGATGGGGGTAACAGGGGTTGCGTGGAAATGGCGAAGCTGTTTCCTGTCATGCATACAGACCCCATCGCTGCCTAACGTCACCAGTAGCAAGTGCAACGGGAAGCGGGCCATCATCCAGTCGATGGCGTTGCCAAGCTCATTGATATTGCTGATAAAGCTTAGTTCTTCCAGCGATATTTTTACGACATTGGCCAACTGCAAGGCCTGATGCAGACAAGGACGCAGCGCTTGCGGCTGCTGCCAGACATCCTCACGGATATTGGGGTCAAAGCTGACCCAGCCTCCTGCTGCGCGGATCCTTTCCATTGCGGCATAAGTGGCGCTGCGGCTGGGTTCCTGTGAGAGGGAAATCGAGCAGGCGTGCAGCCATTCTCCAGCACGGAATGCCGGTAAATCAGTGGGTTGCAGGAACAGGTCGGCGCTAGGTTTTACCATGAAGGTAAACGAACGTTCACCATGCTGATCCAGATCCACCACCACCGTAGAGGTGTGATGTTCGCTGTCTTGCGTCATGTAATGGGTATCCACATTTTCCGCACGCAATACCTGCTGCAGGAATGCGCCAAAGCTGTCTTTACCTACTCTGCCAATAAAGGCACTGTTCCCCCCCAGGCGAGCGATGCCGACGGCCACATTGGCAGGTGCACCCCCTGGGCATTTCAGATAACTGTTTGATGTTTCTGGTACTAAATCGACGACAGCGTCGCCTAATACCCATACACGATGAGTCATAAGTCATTCCTCTATAAGCGGGAGATTCATTGTTAGCTAAAATAGAAGAACCGGTTTAGCAAATCAATGAATTCATCATATCAATATTGGCTAAATGCAGGTAAGACGACGGATTTAAGATGTTAACTCATTGATTATTGGTTTTTTATAAGCAAGGAGGACAATGAAGGTATAGGTTTATTTTCATCCTTCCTGAGAGTTCCCCCCCAGTGCTGATAGGTAAACTCAATGCGTATGTTTCACGCCAGTAACAACAGGTTCCATTCGGCGAAAAACATCAGAGAGTACGGCATGAGCCGTAGGTAATAGGCGCCGGTCTGTACGTCTTTACGATAATGTTGCGGTAAAACGAGGAGCAAGGGCTGGAAGGGCAACATCGGTGCATCCCGTCAGTTTCCAGCAGATCGATCAGGCCAATCGTCATAAATTGGCCTTTGGAATTGGAAGAGATATTACCGAAGGCCACTTTCTACCTGATTCAACGTAAGAATGTGACACTGACGTCTGCTAAGGCAAGCCCTCTAAGAGCAATGCTAGTGGCGAATACAGACGAGCAGAGGATTGGAAAATCCCTTGATAATAATGGCATTCTTATTGACGACTCTGACCTTTGAATAAAATTCGATGCCAGGGATCTGCGGTAATATTCTATTCTTCCATAAGTCTTCCGGTGTATTATCCCTTGGGTGGATATCTTCGTGGGTAAAGGCGATTTTGTTCACATTCTCCAGGTCGGATGGCGTAATAGTAAAATAGGTATTCCTGCTAAGGCTATAATGATTTTCCCCATGCTTCACCGAGCCTGAAAATTTTATAAATCCATAATTTTCTGAAGTATACATGATATCAATATGTGCATTGAGATCGACTCTTTCAACACCAGGATCGCTGATGTGCGCGATCATTTCGGCGTCACAGTGGAACGGTTTGCGTTGCGGTGACTGGTAAATATAAAAAAGTATTGAGCCTAAGCTGATGAGAAACAGCGATATTATGGCGAGTTTTTTCATCTTGTTACTCTACTGTCTTATAATTTAAGCAATTATTATATTTATCTGAGCCAATTTTACTGCAGGCGGCGATCAGTCTGATCCTGAGGCGGTCGTTGTTTGGGCGCGCTTCGGCATAAAAAATATCGAGTTCCTGCTGTGAGCAATCTATCCCTTCCTCTGCTATCTCTTTGACTATTTTAGCAGTATAGCTTTCACTAGGTTTATTGTCGTTTAAGGTATAGAGGCTGCACTTGTCATGATTAATCAGGAAATTAACATCCTCTTTATTTGTGTGTATCAACGTTCTTGTGCCTGCCACGAGGGTCAGCAACAGTAAAAGAGCCAGAATGAAAGATATCATCTTGTGTTTTTTTAACGATAAATAGATAGAACGATGATCTCCTTGTTCCATCATTTTGGCGGAAGAAATTGTTGTGGACGAATTAGGTCCTTCACTGAAGGGTATCTCAGTGCTTGATGCTTCCTCTTTTATTGTCTCAGTCTGTTTTTGTATCGGATGGATCTCGGCATCCATTCTAAATCCGACACGAGGTACGGTGAAAATAATTTCTTTATTCATCCCCAAGTTGGTGAACGCCTTACGTAATTCACTGATATGATTATTCAGGCTAGCATTGGACGGCGAGAAGCCATAGTCCTCCCAGACGCTTTTGAGGATGTCATCGCGAAGCAAACTCGTTCTGTTGTTATTAAGCAACTCACAGAGCAGCCGGGTAGCCGGCTTTGATAATTCAACCGACTGCTGAAGGTCATTTTTAAGCGTTAATACCCTATTGTCAGGGTCAAAGATAACTATAAGGTTTATTATATATTTCATGGCAATAATAAAAGGTCCTTGGTGTTAGCATTGAGGTTTTAGAACCACTCATAAGAATAGTCTTGTCTGTTACGTTTGGGTAGGAATTTAGTTGGAATTTATACTCGTAGTCAACTCTTGTTTTAACTATTTTTTCCACAATAATAATTCATTGAATCCCCACTGGTATTAACTTCTTGCGAGAGGTTATTTTTTTGAACTCATTAATATTAAAAGCTAATATTTAAATAAAATCAGTGTTTTTAACTAATTAATTGCAATTATTTGGGTTATTTTGCTTTTGTAGTCATTGTTCCCTAGAATTTTTCTGGTCGGCGGTATCTATCTGCGACCTATGAAGGAATGTAGGGATTTATGCCAGGAGCGCGAAACTTCGTGGAAAAACGGCATAAAAATTAATCTGCTATTAAAGGAAATAGTAACAATGAAACTGAACAACATCATTATAATGGCTGCGGTTGCTTTCGGGGCGTCTTCTATGGCTTATGCGAAAGAACAAGGGCATGGTAAAGTGACCTTTGAGGGGGCCATTATTGATGCACCATGTTCTATTACACCTGAAGCGAGTGATCAGACCGTGGAACTTGGGCAAATTTCTAATGTAACTTTGAAAAACGGTGGCAAATCCACCCCGCGTAATTTCACTATCGATCTTGAAAACTGTGAAATAAGTCAAGAGGCTGATGCCAAGAATAAAGTATCCGTATCCTTCAGCGGTACAACCGGTGCGGTCAAAAACATGCTGGGTACGGGATTGGGTGCCAGCATCGCGATTACAGATGGCGCAGGAAAAATTATTGAACTGACCAAGCCAACTTCCGCTCAAGAGTTGCAAAATGGTAATAACTCGTTGAAGTTTACTGCATACCTGCAAGGTGACGGTGCTTCCGCCACAGTGACAGAAGGTAAATTCTCAACGACTGCCAACTTTACCTTGGCCTACGAATAATCGGCTACGCCATTATTGTTACGATCTATATTTAGCATGCGGAGTGATTCGCATGCTTTTCCTAAGATGGAATATAGAATTAGGGAATAACACCGTGTGGGTAATCACTAATATTTCTATGGTGCTTTTTTGCCTATTTATCGTGTTGCCCCTTACCGTTAAGGCTGATTATTTAGTGCTAGGAGAGGGGCGGGTAAATATGCAAGGGAGCATTATTGATTCGGCTTGTACTATTGCCGTGGAAAATAATGATCAGACCATTAACATTGGCGTATTACCTGTGGAAGATATTGTTCTTAATGGTCAGGGGCGTAGTAAGCCTTTTGTTATTGCGCTGCTCGATTGTGATTTGACGGACTCTAACTATCAATTACCTGGCAGAAGAGCTTTTCAGGTGACTTTTGACGGAGATGCTGAAGGTGATTTATTTAGCGTTCGGGGAACTGCATCAGGTATAGCTCTGCGAATTAATGATGTTGTTAACGATATCGTCAAGCCAGGAAAACCTTTGCGCTTGATTAATGGTCTTTCGCACAGCATAGCACTGAATTACACCGCGACGTTGGTCGCAAATAACCAAATAGTAAACGCGGGGATTTTTGTCTCTTCTGTCCGTTTTAAATTGGATTATTTTTAACTGCTGCGAATACAGGGATCGTATGTGTGGGCATGTGGGGATAGGGATATGAGATGGTTACCCGCGAGGAAGCTGGCACGTCTGCATATGCTGGGAGGTGGTATTTCCCTGGTACTCAATGCTTCATCGGTGGTGTACGCCGCCGCAGACATCCAGTTTAACACTGATGTATTGGATGTTAACGATCGCAATAATATCGATTTGAGCCAGTTCTCCCACGGGGAGTTCATCATGCCAGGTATCTACGGCATGGTGGTGCATATTAATAAGGACGATCTGCCAGAGCAGCCGATCCCATTCTATCCGCCGGATGCGGAACCGAACGGTAGCCGCGCCTGTGTAGGTAAAGCCCTGGTGGCAAAGCTGGGGCTAAAAGATAGCGTTATCAAGGACCTCCGTTGGTGGCACCAAGGCGAGTGTCTGGATGAATCCAGTCTAAAGGGCATGGAAGTACGCGGAGATTTATCTACCTCGGCGTTGTACCTGAATATTCCCCAGGCTTACCTGGAATATACCGCGGACAACTGGGATCCCCCCTCCCGCTGGGATGAGGGGATCCCTGGCCTGTTAATGGATTACAACCTCAACGCGCAGGCGCAAAAGCAACTGCGGCAGGGGGGAGACAATTACAGCCTGAGCGGCAATGGTACGACAGGGGGAAACATTGGCTCTTGGCGTCTGCGGGCCGATTGGCAGGCCAACCTCAACCACCAGAGTGGTTCAACGCAGCCGACGATCAGGCAGTGGAACTGGAGCCGTTATTATGCCTATCGCGCTATTGCGGCGCTGCGCTCAAAGCTGACGCTCGGCGAAAATTTTCTGGATTCTGGCCTGTTCGACAGCTTTCGCTTTAGTGGGGCCAGCCTGGTGTCGGATGACAATATGCTGCCACCGAATTTGCGCGGTTACGCACCGGAAGTGACCGGGGTGGCGAGAACCAACGCCAAAGTGATCATAAGCCAGCAGGGGCGGGTGCTGTACGAAACTCAGGTGGCTGCCGGGCCGTTTCGTATTCAGGACATTAATGATGCGGTGAGAGGTGAACTGAATGTGCGGTTGGAAGAGCAGGATGGCAGCGTACAGGAGTTTGTCCTTAACACTGCCAGTATTCCCTATCTGACGCGTCCGGGGTTGGTGCGCTTTAAGCTGGCTGCGGGTAAGCCGTCGGATTGGCAGCATCGTGCGAATGGCCCCCTGTTCGGTACAGGGGAGTTCTCCTGGGGGGTGAGCAACGGTTGGTCGCTGTATGGCGGCGTTCTGATGGGCGGTGATTATAACGCGCTGTCGCTGGGGGTTGGTCGTGATCTGATGGTGTTGGGCGCGTTGTCATTTGATGCTACCCAGTCACGGGCACGATTACCGCACCAAGGCGGTACGCTCAGCGGCGGCTCCTATCGCCTCAGCTATTCGAAGAGTTTTGACGACTATGACAGTCAGGTGACCTTTGCTGGTTACCGCTTCTCGGAGCGGGATTTTATGAGTATGAGTGAGTATCTGGATGCTCGTAACCTCGGCATTCGAACTGGCAACGGCAAGGAGATGTACACCATCACCTTTAATCAGCAGCTCCGTAGCTGGGAGATGAGTGCTTACCTCAACTACAGCCACGAAACGTATTGGGATCGGCCAGCGAATAACCGCTATAGCCTGACGTTATCGCGTTACTTCGACATAGGGCGCTGGCATAACGTAAGCCTGTCGCTGTCGGCGTACAGCAACAGATATCAAGGCAGTAATGATGATGGGGCCTATCTATCATTATCGCTGCCGTGGAGAAGCAGCTCGACGGTGAGCTACAACATGACGGTGAACCGTAACGATACTAACCACCGGGTCAGCTATCACGAGCGGGTGGATGAACACAATAACTATCAGTTGAGTGCCGGTAGTGCGCGCAATGGTGCCAACCTGAGCGGCTATTACACCCATGAAGGTGATATCGCCCAGATCAATACCAATGCTAGCTATCAGCAGGGAAGCTACGGTGCGTTGGGCATCAGTACACAGGGAGGAATGACGCTGACGTCCCAAGGTGGAGCGCTGCATCGTATGGCGATGCAAGGGGGTTCCCGGGTATTAATCGACACCCAAGGGGTGGCCAGAGTTCCGGTACGCGGTAACGGTAGCACCAGCGATACCAACCGGTGGGGTAAGGCAGTGATCGGCGACATCAACAGCTACTATCGCAATCAGGCAAGCATTGACCTGGATCAGCTGGGTGATAACGCCGAGGCCAGCGAGTCGGTGGTGCAGGTGACGTTGACCGAAGGAGCGATTGGCTATCGGCAGTTTAATGTGGTTCAGGGCGAAAAGGCGATGGCGGTAATCAGGCTGGCAAATGGCAGTGAACCGCCCTTCGGTGCCACGGTAATCAACGCCCGCCGCCAGGAGACGGGCATTGTGAACGACGGCGGCAGCGTCTATCTGAGCGGCATCACCGCCGGAGGAAGAATGACGCTGCACTGGGGGGGTAAAGCGCAATGTGAGGTGCAGTTGCCTTCACCATTACCGAAGGATTTATCGATAAGCACTCTGCTGTTGCCTTGCCGCTCGCTGAGTAACGCTGCCGATCCATCAAAGTAACGACGTGATTGTCGGCCTTGGCGGCCATCATGTTAACCAATTAATCGTTTTACAGGTCCGAAAGGGCCGGGAAGTTAATACATGCAAAATAAACAGTCTGTCACGCGACGCTCGCATGGCATTACTTTGGTGCTGATGAGCGTTGCTCTACTGGGGAGTATGGCTATTGAGCAGGTTCAGGCAGCGATAGCGCTGGATCGCACGCGGGTGATTTTTGACGGTAGCCAGAAGTCAGTGAGCCTGAGTGTCAGCAACCAGAACAAGCAGTTGCCGTACCTGGCGCAGGGCTGGATTGAGGACGAGCAGGGTAACAAAATCCACAGCCCGCTCACCGTGCTGCCGCCAGTACAGCGTATTGAGGCGGGCAAACCGAGCCAGGTGAAAATTCAGGCGCTGCCAGCGGTGCAGCAACTGCCACAGGATCGGGAGTCGGTTTACTACTTTAACCTGCGGGAAATACCGCCGAAGAGTAACAAGGCCAACACGTTGCAGATTGCGTTACAGACGCGTATCAAGCTGTTCTACCGCCCGGCAGCGCTCGCCATAGCAGCCAACGGTATCCCACCGCAGGAGCAACTGACGCTGATTCGCCAGGGTGATAAGTATCTGGTGAACAATCCTACGCCCTACTATGTCACCCTGGTGGATGCCAGCACCAACAAGACAGGGGGAGGAGTGAAAGATTTTGAACCATTGATGGTGCCGCCGCGAGGAAGCTTGCCGTTATCGACCAGCGCCAGCAGCCTGGGCAGTAACCCGGTGCTGACCTATGTCAATGACTACGGCGGTCGTCCACAACTGAGCTTTAGCTGCAGTGGTGGAAAATGCACGGTGGTGCCGGAGAAAAAAGCGTTATAAGCCCTCTGGCAGCCCTTGTCGGGGATGAGTCATCGAAGCGGGAGACAGTGTGCTGTGACCAGGAATAAATGCCCTACTTTGGCGCGGTTATACCTGATGTGTGGGTTACTTGGGCTCTCCGGAGTTACTGAGGGCGCAATAGAGGCAACGGCGACGGTTAATGTGACGGTGACAGTGACGGCACCGACACCCTGTGTGCTAAACAATAACCAACCCATCACCGTGGAGTTTGGTGAGGTGATGACAACCCGGGTCGATGGCAATAACTACCGTAAACCTGTGGACTACACCCTATTTTGCTCTGCGGCAGCGAAGAATGCCATGAAGTTGCAGATACAGGGGATCGGTGCCGGGTTTGACCCCAAAGTGTTGCAAACCGAGAAAACTGGGTTGGGTATCGCCCTGCGGCAAGGGGGAGTACCTCTGGACATCAACAGTTGGTTGAACTTTACCTACCCGAACAAACCGCTGCTGGAGGCGGTGCCGGTCAAGCAGAGTGGGATCACGCTGACTGGTGGCGACTTTAGCTCTGGGGCGATACTGAAAATCGCCTATCAGTAAATGGAATCAGAACATGAGTAACGCATTAATTATCCGGGGGCTGTTGTTAGTGAGTCTATTGACTACTCACTTCGCCGCACAGGCTATCGGGGAAATGACTTTGCGTGGCACGCTGATCGAACCGCCGCCGTGCATCATCAATGACGGTGGTCAGATAGACGTACCTTTTGGCGACAAGATTGGTGTCAACAAGCTGGACGGCGTGAATTACCGTCAGAAGATAAATTACCAGGTAACCTGTGGGACGAACAGTATCAGTACCTGGGCGTTGACGCTGACGCTGATCGGTAAAGCTGCCACATTTGATGAACATGCACTACCTAGTGACCAGGAAAACCTGGGAGTGCGGGTGTTGTACCAGGGCGACAAAGTCTTTACACCCGGCAGCACCCTGAAGATAGCTCAGGGTAGCAGCCAGCCGTTGTTGCAGGCCGTGCCAGTAAAGAAGGCCGGCGCCATCCTGAAGGAAGGGGCATTTGAGGCCTGGGCGACCCTGAAAGCGGACTATCAATAGGGGCGATGATGGCGCGTGTGAATAATAGGCTCCAATGGGCCAGTGGGTTCGGTGTACTAATATTGATGGCGGCCTCGTTTGCCTGTGCCCAGGATAATATGCGTTTTTATGGCGCGTTGGTGGCCGAACCTTGCGTTATTCCGCCGGGGAAGGAAACGATTACGCTGGATTTTGGCACTGTTGTCGATAAGTACCTATACCAGCACCAGCGAACCCTGGGGCAACGCTTTGAACTGCATCTGGCGCAGTGCGATCTGAGCCTCGCCAAGCGGGTTAAAGTCAGTTTTACAGGTGTGCCCAATATGGCATTGCCGGGAATGCTGGCCCTGGATGGTGGCAGTGAGGCACAGGGAATTGCTATCGGGTTGGAAACGTTGGACGCCAAACGCTTGCCGATCGATGAGCCCAGTGAGCAATACGGCTTGCTGGCCGGCAGTAATATCATCGTACTAAGGGCCTTTATTCAGGGTGAGCCCAAGGCGTTAATGGATAGAACCATTAAACGTGGTTCGTTCGCTGGCACTGCGACTTTTACATTGGAATATGAATAATGCGCAATTTGTGGAATCTATTTTGGATTAATTATACGAAAAGAACGGCATTCATATTCGTTATTATCTTCAGCGTATGGTCAATCCCGGGTTTCTCTGGCGTAGATGTGACGATCACCAGTATGAAGCGAATTCCCTCTGCCGACGGGTCTACCGATAATATTGAACTCAGTTATACCCTGAGCAATTGGGATGAGAATGACAAGAGTACCAGCAGTGTTTTGGGTGATGAGCTACAGATCGGTTTTGGCTACTATTTTTGTACTTGGAATATGGGATGTCCGTGGAACACAATGAGTATTTTGTGGACGGCGGCACAATATCCCGCATTGGGGAAAGCAAAAACCAAGGGAGAATTGGGGGCCGCGCTGCGGTCAACAGTGGGTTTTCCCTACAGCGGCAGAATAATTATCAGGAATATGGATAGTATGTATGACGTAAGATGTTTCACTGTAATGGCCAAGCGCTCGAGCCAGCTTGGGTCAGATATCAAACCGCTTTTTTCGTGCCCTTCATCCCAAGCCCTGCCACCGAAGACCCACTCATGTAATTTTGACAACAATAACCTGGAGCTTAATCACGGGACGTTGAATGCTGATAAGGTAGGCGGGCATAGCGCTACCGGTAACCTGCGGGTTCGCTGTACCGCTAATATGACGGTGGTCGTTCGCCTTACCGGCGCTTCTGCCGGTAAGGTCAAACTCAATAACGGCACGGGGCAATCTATCGATTCGTCATTGGCCTTCGCCGGGCAAAATGGCACGTCCTTGACCACGACCACAGGCAGTGGAGGGAAAGATGTTGCCCTGGTCTCGACATTATCGGCAATGGATATCAGCAACAGCGGAGGGAAATACAGCGGCAGTGCCGTTGTTACGCTTGAAGTGCCCTGACAGATAGTCTCTTAAACACGATGTCCTGAACGACCGTATTTGGCGTTATTATCAGTTATGCCGAATCAGAGAGGTTAATATGGCAGGGTGGACACGTTCGCGGTGAATGAATTTTATTTTCATTCGTCGGGATAATATAAGTTGATAACACACAGATACGACTGAACTAATTTTTTACTCTGTCACTTGGGGTTAATTATGACGAGAGCGGGCATGCGTGGTCTGTTATTGCCGGTTAATGACGCCGTAATAATGATTGCAGCATTGATATTGTTTATTTTCTGGGTGTCATTTTTATATCGCCGGACAATTATTATTACCTTGCCGTTTTGCTTATTCGCGTTAGCAAGTGGGATATTAATGAT
Coding sequences within it:
- a CDS encoding outer membrane usher protein, translating into MRWLPARKLARLHMLGGGISLVLNASSVVYAAADIQFNTDVLDVNDRNNIDLSQFSHGEFIMPGIYGMVVHINKDDLPEQPIPFYPPDAEPNGSRACVGKALVAKLGLKDSVIKDLRWWHQGECLDESSLKGMEVRGDLSTSALYLNIPQAYLEYTADNWDPPSRWDEGIPGLLMDYNLNAQAQKQLRQGGDNYSLSGNGTTGGNIGSWRLRADWQANLNHQSGSTQPTIRQWNWSRYYAYRAIAALRSKLTLGENFLDSGLFDSFRFSGASLVSDDNMLPPNLRGYAPEVTGVARTNAKVIISQQGRVLYETQVAAGPFRIQDINDAVRGELNVRLEEQDGSVQEFVLNTASIPYLTRPGLVRFKLAAGKPSDWQHRANGPLFGTGEFSWGVSNGWSLYGGVLMGGDYNALSLGVGRDLMVLGALSFDATQSRARLPHQGGTLSGGSYRLSYSKSFDDYDSQVTFAGYRFSERDFMSMSEYLDARNLGIRTGNGKEMYTITFNQQLRSWEMSAYLNYSHETYWDRPANNRYSLTLSRYFDIGRWHNVSLSLSAYSNRYQGSNDDGAYLSLSLPWRSSSTVSYNMTVNRNDTNHRVSYHERVDEHNNYQLSAGSARNGANLSGYYTHEGDIAQINTNASYQQGSYGALGISTQGGMTLTSQGGALHRMAMQGGSRVLIDTQGVARVPVRGNGSTSDTNRWGKAVIGDINSYYRNQASIDLDQLGDNAEASESVVQVTLTEGAIGYRQFNVVQGEKAMAVIRLANGSEPPFGATVINARRQETGIVNDGGSVYLSGITAGGRMTLHWGGKAQCEVQLPSPLPKDLSISTLLLPCRSLSNAADPSK
- a CDS encoding fimbria/pilus periplasmic chaperone; protein product: MQNKQSVTRRSHGITLVLMSVALLGSMAIEQVQAAIALDRTRVIFDGSQKSVSLSVSNQNKQLPYLAQGWIEDEQGNKIHSPLTVLPPVQRIEAGKPSQVKIQALPAVQQLPQDRESVYYFNLREIPPKSNKANTLQIALQTRIKLFYRPAALAIAANGIPPQEQLTLIRQGDKYLVNNPTPYYVTLVDASTNKTGGGVKDFEPLMVPPRGSLPLSTSASSLGSNPVLTYVNDYGGRPQLSFSCSGGKCTVVPEKKAL
- a CDS encoding fimbrial protein, yielding MTRNKCPTLARLYLMCGLLGLSGVTEGAIEATATVNVTVTVTAPTPCVLNNNQPITVEFGEVMTTRVDGNNYRKPVDYTLFCSAAAKNAMKLQIQGIGAGFDPKVLQTEKTGLGIALRQGGVPLDINSWLNFTYPNKPLLEAVPVKQSGITLTGGDFSSGAILKIAYQ
- a CDS encoding fimbrial protein — translated: MSNALIIRGLLLVSLLTTHFAAQAIGEMTLRGTLIEPPPCIINDGGQIDVPFGDKIGVNKLDGVNYRQKINYQVTCGTNSISTWALTLTLIGKAATFDEHALPSDQENLGVRVLYQGDKVFTPGSTLKIAQGSSQPLLQAVPVKKAGAILKEGAFEAWATLKADYQ
- a CDS encoding fimbrial protein; this translates as MARVNNRLQWASGFGVLILMAASFACAQDNMRFYGALVAEPCVIPPGKETITLDFGTVVDKYLYQHQRTLGQRFELHLAQCDLSLAKRVKVSFTGVPNMALPGMLALDGGSEAQGIAIGLETLDAKRLPIDEPSEQYGLLAGSNIIVLRAFIQGEPKALMDRTIKRGSFAGTATFTLEYE